From Paenibacillus polymyxa, the proteins below share one genomic window:
- a CDS encoding MFS transporter, with amino-acid sequence MHKRSFTYLLGTQTLSNAADILYIMALVSLVFHETDSIFSSVLVPLLRMGAQMISGFLAPLILARFQLPFILFVSQFGQLAFFAVLLGHLWSAGTEPVWVIVFALVTAMSFLDGWTTPARNALIPRLASGEGLMRANSLVSVSDQTVQLAGWGLSGVLVAMLGSEKTLLVAGGLYMIALIFTSLIRDPLERKAHYLLQPGTRVQNGDVSAYEAVTEPGQGHHDLPPAQLEDKLYGPESESLSVPPKRKKEILREGWSLIGASRRLKALIFMDMIDLLGGSVWVGAFTLAFAQQVLHKSEAWWGYINAAYFAGAIGGGIVVLACVKLLQRRLLPAMLAGMAGYGLLTAWYALNTLPPLTLLIVLLMGLPAEMSVVSRRTMMQMSVSVHDLPKVLSAQATLTSLTFCISLLLMGWIADHLGIVNLYLFSAVLTLIAVIYGIFSRRALSMTLSAEVAASSK; translated from the coding sequence ATGCACAAGCGTTCCTTTACCTATTTGCTTGGCACGCAGACGCTGTCCAATGCGGCCGACATTCTTTATATTATGGCACTTGTGTCTCTGGTTTTTCATGAAACAGACTCGATCTTCTCTTCGGTGCTCGTTCCGTTGCTGCGAATGGGTGCACAGATGATCAGCGGCTTTTTGGCACCGCTCATTTTGGCCCGGTTCCAGCTTCCATTTATTTTATTCGTTTCCCAGTTCGGACAACTGGCCTTCTTCGCTGTACTGCTGGGCCACTTGTGGTCAGCGGGCACGGAGCCCGTATGGGTGATTGTGTTTGCGTTGGTGACAGCCATGTCCTTTCTGGACGGCTGGACTACACCTGCGCGCAATGCGCTGATTCCCCGCCTTGCTTCTGGGGAAGGGCTCATGCGGGCAAACAGTCTGGTATCGGTCAGCGATCAGACGGTGCAATTAGCGGGGTGGGGGCTTAGTGGTGTGCTCGTAGCTATGCTGGGCTCGGAAAAAACATTGCTGGTGGCTGGCGGTCTGTATATGATAGCGCTGATCTTCACCAGCTTGATTCGAGATCCCCTAGAACGCAAAGCCCATTATTTGCTTCAGCCTGGAACAAGGGTGCAAAATGGAGATGTCTCAGCTTATGAGGCTGTAACCGAGCCGGGACAAGGGCACCATGACTTGCCTCCCGCACAGTTGGAAGATAAGCTGTATGGTCCGGAATCAGAGAGTCTGTCGGTGCCTCCTAAACGTAAAAAGGAAATACTGCGAGAAGGTTGGAGTCTCATCGGAGCCAGTCGCAGACTGAAGGCTCTTATTTTTATGGATATGATTGACCTGCTGGGGGGATCGGTTTGGGTAGGCGCGTTCACGCTTGCCTTCGCTCAGCAGGTCTTGCACAAGAGCGAGGCATGGTGGGGATACATCAATGCCGCGTATTTTGCAGGGGCGATTGGCGGTGGCATCGTAGTCCTTGCCTGCGTCAAGCTGTTGCAGCGCAGACTGCTGCCCGCCATGCTAGCAGGAATGGCAGGCTATGGACTGCTGACAGCTTGGTACGCACTGAACACATTACCGCCACTAACGCTGCTTATCGTGCTGTTGATGGGGCTACCTGCGGAAATGTCGGTCGTCTCCCGCCGCACGATGATGCAAATGAGTGTGTCGGTACATGATTTGCCTAAGGTGCTGTCCGCCCAGGCTACGCTGACAAGCCTGACGTTTTGTATTTCGCTGCTTTTAATGGGCTGGATTGCAGATCATCTGGGTATCGTTAATTTGTACTTGTTTTCTGCGGTGTTGACGCTGATTGCTGTCATATACGGTATTTTTAGTCGTCGTGCCTTATCTATGACTTTATCAGCTGAAGTAGCTGCTTCTTCCAAATAA
- a CDS encoding amino acid permease produces the protein MQHKATSDATLRKSLKARHMTMIALGGSIGTGLFLASGGAVAEAGPGGALLAYAAVGLMVYFLMTSLGELATFMPESGSFNTYAGRFVDPAFGFAMGWNFWYNWAVTIAAELAAATVLIKYWFPESHSAWWSLLFLAIIFLLNALTVKGYGESEYWFAMIKIVTVIIFLAVGVLMIFGIMGGPAVGFANFTVGDAPFHGGFFAVLGVFMAAGFSFQGTELIGVAAGESENPRDNVPRAIRQIFWRILFFYILAILVIGLIIPYTNPNLLRGDISDIGVSPFTLVFEKAGLAIAASVMNAVILTSVLSAGNSGMYAATRVLYALAREGKAPRFLGRINRRGIPMNALLITTAVGMLAFLASLYGDGVVYNWLLNASGMCGFITWVGIAVSHYRFRRAFTAQGHSLSELPYKARWFPFGPLFAFALCIIVIIGQGTDAFTGQEIDWKTMIATYMSVPLFLLLWLGYKWIKRTKIVPLKECDLSSNPPSDK, from the coding sequence GTGCAACACAAAGCAACATCTGACGCAACCTTGCGTAAAAGTCTCAAAGCCCGCCATATGACGATGATCGCCCTCGGCGGCTCGATCGGAACAGGGCTATTCCTCGCCAGTGGAGGCGCGGTCGCCGAAGCTGGACCTGGCGGTGCCCTGCTGGCTTATGCAGCAGTTGGCCTTATGGTCTACTTCTTAATGACCAGCCTCGGTGAGTTGGCTACGTTTATGCCTGAATCCGGCTCTTTTAATACCTATGCAGGTCGCTTCGTCGATCCGGCTTTTGGTTTTGCCATGGGCTGGAACTTCTGGTACAACTGGGCAGTAACGATTGCTGCCGAATTGGCAGCAGCGACCGTGCTCATCAAATACTGGTTTCCAGAAAGTCACTCTGCCTGGTGGAGTCTGTTATTCTTGGCCATAATCTTCTTGCTGAACGCGTTGACGGTCAAAGGCTACGGTGAGTCCGAATACTGGTTCGCGATGATTAAAATTGTGACTGTAATCATCTTTTTGGCCGTAGGGGTGCTGATGATTTTCGGCATCATGGGTGGTCCTGCGGTAGGATTTGCCAACTTCACGGTAGGAGATGCCCCGTTCCATGGTGGATTCTTCGCTGTATTGGGCGTATTTATGGCTGCGGGCTTTTCCTTTCAGGGAACCGAGCTGATTGGGGTAGCCGCAGGCGAGAGCGAAAATCCGCGTGACAATGTGCCACGTGCCATCCGTCAAATCTTCTGGCGTATCTTGTTCTTTTATATTCTCGCGATTCTCGTTATTGGTTTGATCATTCCGTATACGAATCCGAATCTGTTGCGAGGAGATATCAGTGATATCGGAGTCAGTCCGTTCACGCTCGTATTTGAAAAAGCGGGGCTTGCCATTGCTGCCTCAGTCATGAACGCCGTTATTTTGACTTCCGTATTGTCGGCAGGCAACTCGGGTATGTATGCAGCGACTCGGGTACTGTACGCTTTGGCGCGGGAAGGTAAAGCCCCCCGTTTCCTTGGGCGTATCAATCGACGCGGCATTCCTATGAATGCACTTCTGATTACGACTGCTGTTGGTATGCTGGCTTTTCTCGCCTCCCTGTATGGAGACGGTGTAGTCTATAACTGGCTACTCAATGCCTCGGGAATGTGCGGATTTATTACGTGGGTTGGGATTGCAGTCAGCCACTATCGTTTCCGCCGTGCCTTTACTGCACAGGGTCACAGTCTGAGTGAGCTTCCATACAAAGCCCGCTGGTTCCCGTTTGGACCGTTGTTCGCCTTTGCTCTATGTATCATTGTCATTATCGGGCAAGGGACGGATGCCTTCACCGGACAGGAGATTGACTGGAAAACGATGATCGCTACGTACATGAGTGTACCACTGTTCCTTCTGCTGTGGCTTGGCTACAAATGGATCAAACGTACTAAAATCGTTCCGCTAAAAGAATGTGATTTGAGTTCAAATCCGCCTTCGGATAAATAA
- a CDS encoding virulence factor — translation MKITSIEPTPSPNTMMLHLDERLEAGIRRTYTRDNERSAPPFIRRMLAIEGVKSVFHTTDFVALDRKGNADWSTILGQVRDQLGEEGADANWDLPEETSGEAFGEAQVFVQFFRGLPMQIRVKAGQQEERISLSDRFVQAVTRVASATLIKERKLSDYGVRYGELPDIAREVEQELEAAFPQDRLEQIIQQAIAHGADNSEFVEERREWSDAELKQALQHEDWRTRYAALDRLEPTPEHLPLIRQALHDDKMQLRRLGVVYLGDIRTPEAMELLFEALRDPSAAVRRTAGDTLSDIGDPVATSAMIGALSDSSKLVRWRAARFLYEVGTEDARDALEKAVDDPEFEVSLQAKMALERIESGEQAAGTVWQQMAKRNS, via the coding sequence ATGAAGATAACATCTATCGAGCCAACTCCCAGTCCGAACACCATGATGCTGCATCTGGATGAGCGGCTGGAAGCGGGTATCCGCAGAACATATACACGGGACAATGAGCGTTCGGCTCCCCCATTTATCCGGCGTATGCTGGCCATTGAAGGGGTCAAAAGCGTGTTTCACACGACTGATTTTGTAGCCCTTGACCGTAAAGGAAATGCCGATTGGTCTACTATTCTGGGTCAGGTCCGGGATCAGCTAGGCGAGGAAGGTGCTGACGCTAATTGGGATTTACCAGAGGAAACCTCTGGGGAAGCGTTTGGTGAAGCACAGGTTTTTGTACAATTTTTTCGCGGCCTTCCCATGCAAATTCGAGTTAAAGCGGGTCAGCAGGAGGAACGAATTTCCTTGTCCGACCGCTTCGTGCAAGCCGTTACCCGCGTAGCGAGTGCAACGCTGATCAAAGAACGTAAGCTGAGTGATTACGGCGTCCGCTACGGTGAACTGCCGGATATTGCTCGCGAGGTTGAGCAGGAATTGGAGGCAGCCTTTCCGCAGGATCGGCTGGAACAAATTATCCAGCAGGCGATTGCCCACGGCGCGGACAACAGCGAATTCGTGGAGGAACGCCGCGAGTGGAGCGATGCCGAGCTGAAGCAGGCCCTGCAACACGAGGACTGGCGCACACGCTACGCTGCACTGGATCGGCTGGAGCCGACGCCCGAGCATTTGCCGCTGATCCGGCAAGCGCTGCATGACGACAAAATGCAGCTGCGGCGGCTGGGAGTCGTCTATCTGGGCGATATTCGTACACCGGAGGCGATGGAACTGCTGTTCGAGGCGCTGCGCGATCCTTCAGCGGCAGTACGCCGCACTGCTGGCGACACGTTGTCGGACATTGGCGATCCCGTCGCTACCAGTGCTATGATCGGAGCCCTATCGGACAGCAGCAAGCTGGTTCGCTGGCGTGCAGCCCGTTTTCTATACGAGGTTGGAACCGAGGATGCGCGTGATGCGCTGGAGAAGGCCGTCGATGACCCCGAATTCGAGGTCAGTCTACAAGCTAAAATGGCGCTGGAGCGCATCGAATCAGGCGAGCAAGCCGCAGGTACGGTTTGGCAGCAGATGGCCAAACGGAACTCCTGA